In Solenopsis invicta isolate M01_SB chromosome 9, UNIL_Sinv_3.0, whole genome shotgun sequence, the sequence atttttattttatttattttatttaatagccgtttttctcaaatttttctttttctttgtttttattaagtCTCTTTTACCCTTTTAATGCTTCAGAATATTCTTGATAAGAATTACGCGCcataagtatcatttttttaagtaatttcaaCTTTATCTAAACCACTTGTAGATTGGACTGTATCATACACTCGTCTTTGTGCAACAATTAATTGATtactttgattttatatttcaaactgCTTATTTATTGAAAACCCTCTCTCAACAAATGTATTTCTGTGAACaagaatcaatattttcttcatgaatatttaaaacTCATTAGAAACCGTTATCATTAAAAACAActcaaaatgaataattttttggttCTTTCTCCTGTACTCTTTTAACAGTTCACTAAAATCTACTTTTTCAATAAGAAACTTAAATTTGGGCAGGCGCTTAGTGTCTGAAATGCTCCATATCCAGATGCAAAAGAATAGTCTGAATCTACAATCGGACACTGAATGCTTGCATCATGCGTATCTCTCAttgcttaaaaaattatgaattttgtagttGTGTCGTGTGATTCGATTCCGGAATTTTATGTTAACCTAACttatacaatttgtttatttaatgatttttgatTTTGGACGAATTTTGGGACGGACTGCAATGGTctcatattgaaaaaatttatttatattaatttcttttggtCGCTGtcctaatttatttaacttattttattacctaACTAATAACTTTTGTTCTATTCATGTAATCTGTGTATTTCTCAATGGTGGAGATTATTTGTCTGCTTtagctccccccccccctcgctTGAATATTgactatattattttctttatttgactTTTCAATGTTTCGTATATCCACGGTTAACGCTCAGTCACTTGTAAGCAGCGCTGTCAGAAACAGCGAATCACAGTAATCAAAAAAGTACTCGTATAGACTGCAAGTTGCCACATTTTTTATCCATGGCTTCGGTGATCTTCGTCGTGATTTGGTGATCACTGCATTAAACAATCTTGTCAACCGTTTTAGATTTTATGCAGAATTTCGCATATAGTTATAGACAGAGTTTGCCATCTCCTATATCATATACGGTGGAAAAGCTACACCACGGCTTGTGCAAATCGTGAGTGACTCAGCTGAATACCGGAACGACGATGGCCGGACAATTaattgttgcaattttattatgttagtCAAAACTTGTACTATGTTGAGAATAACTCCAAAGAGAGTCAAAACGttcattttgtttgtaattgacatatagAATAAACTTTCTTGTGCGCACTTATaacagcgctgactctcattagccttaacaatatttttcgttttaaatCTCAAGAGTctctttaaattgtaaattgcatttttagAAACTTAAATTGTTTATCAATCATATCACATTTCTTACCAGATAACcaattattttcgaaaaataattttagagctAAATCTAATTGCTTTAAACGGGAACTAGAAGACCTTGCTAAGAAAATAAGGTCACAAAAACTTATTGCTACATAATGTGTAGTTAAGAAAagatttttccaataattttaagtaaattgtcCTTAACATAAACTtacattaatttctaaattaaaaaatttctgaacAGTCTTTCAGTTTGCGCAGCTCAgcataaattgaataattgtaagatacaaatataaataccaAATAATAAGGACCTAAGTCAGACTGTTGATGTACGAGAAATAAATACCAAGATGCCAGTGGAGCCTTGGTCTAGCAGTGAAAGTGTTCGAAACGACGGATCCCAAATTCAAACCCACCCAAGCTtctttatttttccaaatatcTTACAGAAAGTCTATATCGGAGCAAAAACATATGAAGCAGTAATAGTGGTATCTTGCAGATCAACAGACAGTATCTTATATAATCTGATATGTttagcagaaaaaaaattattattattaggacCTTAACTTATTTTCTGCCCGCAAATATTAGATGGCGATGTAAACAGTTCTAGTAGTCATTACTAACGCATCtggtatttttttcttagttttaaCATTTCTTGATAACATTCAGTCAGCATACACAATTATTtgcgtaaacaattttttttgctttgtaaaaaataaaacgcaataaaatgttttttcgaCATGTGCTTTTGCACtactttgatttaaaaaaaaatgtatcagaAGTTCATCAATTACTTAAAGAAGGTTATGGTGATCAAGCTCCATCGCATACATGTAAAGAGTGGTATAGACAATTCAAAAGTAATGATTTTGACGAATGACAAACCACGCTCAGGACAgcgaaaaaattcaaaaacgaTTAATTGCTAGCATTATTGCAAAAACTCAGCtcgaatgttaaaaaaatttggaaacaaaCTAGGAGTTACTGAAGCAACTGTTTCCAAACGTTTACACATGGGAAAGATccagaaggaaaaaaaatgggTACCACATAAATTGTCTGAAAGTGACATTCACAACCGTTTCAATATCACGGTTTCCTTACTTgctagacaaaaaaaaaagaagagttttCTGTGGCGTATTGTGACTGGCGATGAAAGGTGAATCTACTACGACAATCCCAAacgcaaaaaatcatgggtAGACTCAGGACAACCATCAACATCGCAGCCAAAACGGAACATCCACGGTCATAAGGTAATGCATTACATTTGATGGGATCAGTAAGGAGTGCTGTACTACGAGCTGCTGAAACCGAACGAAACTGTTACTACCGATGTCTACAAACGTCAATTGAACAAATTGAATGATAAGTTGTTGCGAAAAAGACCAGCAATAACGAGTAACAGGcgcaaatttattttctttcacgaTAACGCTCGGCCACACACTGGAAAAATCATCAAGAAAACATTGACGCAGCTCGAATGGGAAACTCTTCCTCACCCACCGTACTCACCAGATAGCATCTTCTGATTACCACTTGTTCAGATCGATGCAGCACGGCTTGAGTTGGTACACGCTTTCGAAATGTTGAAGAAGTACGAAAATGTGTGGACAAATAGATTGCTTCAAAACCAACATCGTTTTGTCGAGATGGTATCGCCCAGTTGccaaaaagattgaaaaaagttgtagaaagtgatggaaaatactttcattaaaataatttgtacacattttttccaataaatgcTTTTTCTCAGCCTTTTTCAGGCGAAAACTAAGTCAAGGTCTTAATAAGATACTAtgaagataaatattttcaatattttttatattctcaaaaacttcatttttaacgaacaattaaatcttttattataattattaaaaaagaatataaaaaagaaactattgGCTTATCTGTTTGGAATTCAGTCAAGAATGATTTCAAAATATCagcaatatgaaaaaaaaatgccaatttagattttatcaatttatcattGATAGTAtcaagaattattttgtaaatgaagGTATTCATCTTTTAAATAAGGTCTCTatcttttttgtctttttccaaattttctatttttttaagttatcaaTGATGTCGATGAACTACTTgtttagatatttattactcCCCATCCACCCTTAACACAAAAAACTGTaacaaatttattgcaaaaaatattacttcgaCCAGATGTTtgtaagcataaaaaaattatttaattatcaattaattttcataaattttacatttcttggTTCTTCTTAAAAACTGTTATAAGTCCGATAAGTATACGGCGCGCAGTTAGAGGgattttgtaaatttacttagaaaattattgagcacaaaGATCTACTTTCGACCTGTATAGCCTTAATATGTTGTTACACTTTCCGGTCTTGTTACGATAttgtattgaaattatatataactctTAAAAACTCAATATTTTCACTCAGTTGCTCAACAACCCATTTTAAAGCTGCTTATTCATAACATGGAATCCATATAAGTTAATAAACatcaaaatatgattatttgaattattattaaaacgaaGAGAAAACTGCAAATTTTTAGtaacaaatctattttttgttgaGAGCTTTTGTTTTAACATTCATCAAAATAAGTGATAGAGTATTTACTTTCAATAACGcctttcaacaaaatatcatgAAAATAGATGCCAAACCATAAACAATCATATATGCAATTTCAAatcaattgtaaatatgtaaaactgTATAAAAAACACTTAAAcatgtttgaaaatatttttacgagcAATCGCGTATCCGGATGCACCCAATAAATTACGGtaaagaacaaatttaaattttatcattaaacgAGTTCAAGTCGGCAAAACGactagattaattttttttttattccatgaCTTTTCCAGATTTTAATGATTTCCATGCCCATTTTTTATTCCATGATTTTTATACCGCTAATAACCTTGTTTTGCatcatacacacatacacacacgcatataAAATATCGTATATAAAATGACGTTCTAATGTCTCTCTATttctaatttctaaaaatatgtatatttattttttattattaaaaccgGGGACCCTGTCATCTTTTTCACccgattatataaaatttcatatattttgttctattataaaaaataaattttaagaaatatgctacatgtatatatatatatatatatatatatattaataggaaattattcatttacttaagttattattatattgattaaattatattgaaatactgttcacacgcacacgcacacacacacacacacacacacacacacacacacacacacacacacacacacacacacaaagcaaaaaaattatcaataaaatacgTATCGCCAATTCCTGAAAAAATTACTGTATAAAATTGCGtaccatgtataatatgttAACGCAATATTCATACATACAATTATATcacttgttataaaaattaaacaaaacaaatttaaaattaattcatctatcaattttcacttattattgtttaaacaaatGTAACAAAACCGCTATTTTCactaaatgtaacaaaaaaaaaaaaaaataaaataatatatagatacaCTTACGTCAGATAACATAACTATTGTAGAGATGCATTGTTCCGAGATCATTCGCCAGAAATCCGGTATAGTGATCTCTAATGGATCCTGAGTAATGACAAATGACTCGGAATTATCGTAGCCTTCGATGAACGATGCATTTATGTATGTTGAATGTTCCTTTCCCGGAACAGGAGTGAGTATCACGCGATTTCTGTCATATGGTATCACCAGTTCGCTTCTATTCTTCGACCTATTTTCGTCTCCGCCACCAACAGAGAAGGATTTCCGATCTTCTAATACAGAATTGATTTTCTATAAGCAAAAAAACAGCGTTTTTGATTTTCAGATCTCAAATATATAAAGAACTTAGAGATGAAATTAAGGAGATTCTCCAGTCCTTTCATATaaaaacttgatcaaattttgagaataagtttatgattattataacatatgaGCATTCctgaagttttaaatttttaatcatattctatttcctttaaacttaaaatataattttctaaaatagcatGAACTCTTATGAAAAGgtgaattttgaataatttaatcagacaaaatataagaatttaaaaaaaatatatttataaaaaaatggagtttaaataatattttggaataaaaaactaaattaaatttaaaaaatataaaataaattatgtaattctctttaaaaatgacgtcacattaataaaaatgtgacaatgtcgtttattacatataaatcattattataaacaataccTTTATCATTTCAATATCAATTTCCATATCCAATATTCAgtatttactcaaattttgtaacagaattcttttacaatttctgGATTTTCCAAGCATTTCAttcaaaatttcaagattactgAGACAagattacttttttaatacaattttaaaataaatttattttttcatatatacttTTAATGTCCCTTAatcatataagaaaaattaataatttaataaaataagtttcaaatattaaatttgagaaagtactaaaaaaaaaaaaaaataatataatactaacTAGCATATAATCCATCTATAATACAAAGATTTAATAATGACCAAAATTAGCCATTTTTTGGAACTCCTCCTTTCTGAATTGTTATCACATAAACGTTTCTGAATCAATCACATCATACAGTATTCAATCAATCATACAGTATTtgacatatatacacacaaacaGAATAGAAAGTCATCATGACATCGAAACGattccaaaataattattaaaagtcattttttaatcacaatcacgattcattttaatatcattttaacatttttatgattTGCTGTATTATTTGGATATAGTTTGTGTAATACCAGAATaatagattaatttaattaaatgttttgcaTGTAATTTCATTGTGAGATGGCAGTAACCAAACTAATAGATTTAGTAAATATAATAGTACGTAATAATTAATGGATTTAGTtggtatacatataataatatgtagtaatatgtagtatattaaatagtaaataCCATTTGCCATAGTGTTTTAACTTtacatttagttttaatttaaaaaagttattttgaatTCGTCAAAGTTTATGAATGTTATCTAAATTtggattaaattttatgtagtaaaataaaagtatcaaaaaacGTGGTAGCGTTTTATGCCAAGTACATTTTTTTCGTCCTTCCATGTAAAAGatgctataaaaatattgtgaaaatgcAATATCATTGTCTTACAAAATATAACATAGATATAAAGTACTCTCTATGTCCGAAAATATGGTATACATTTCTTAAAAAACGTGGGATTAatgaaagtaattaatatttaaatttttttctttttatatgtaaataagtaATAGGATACAAAATAGATGGCGCTGCAATAATTCATAAACGTCAAAAATAATTGACAGATAAACAACCGCATATTTTAGACAAATTTAAATGACACCCGCTGTGGTTacaaaatgacaaattttaatcaaaattgtgaTCAAGTGTGTGGAAGAAGTTCGAAATCAAAGCAATTAACACTTAACTAacataatgatatataaaaattgttgcaGTATAAAGGAAAATTTCGTCGCAAGAAACGATTACCATCAACATTATCATGTTCCATAGAAGCTGTTGAGTCAGCCACATCATTGTTAAACTGAAATACTCTTACATGTTATTATTCTTTATCTATAACTTTGTATTATTGgacaatttgtaattattttataaataatatcattaaatttgtaaatgtatatcATATTTTTGGACAGGTAAAAAATCcaaatgtatacaatatttgCAGACAAAggaagtataataatatatggatctacaataagtagagtacaataaatttaaatatcatttctgaagtactataaaaataatttattaagaaataaagttaaagcacttctaaataatatttaaatttattacattcaaAGAATTATGgtcagtaatattttaaaaacatttagcTATTTCAATAactatttgttaatatttcagaaaaatcgtagatttttttcagtaatctttcagcaacttttttacaaagtttaaaGTGCAAGATTCGCGAATATTTTATTCCACACCTTCAGATATATTGTAGACATATTTTTcacaactttaataaaaaagttttactcttCAGTTGACATGGTTCTAAAAtacatctaaaaaaatttaatgttgtataAATAGGTTCcatataaaacgataaaaagcaAACATCACAGATGTACACGGAATCATGACTCTTCTGATAAGAGACTAAACATCAAGaagaattataaagaaaatattattaaataacatatcaACATcagtttttattgtttaaatttcatgcattatttagcattttaaagatgataaaagcacttttgttaaaaagattatataaatgAAAGTCACATAATACTCCTTTTAAGTTGAAAAATCTCATTAAAtggcaataaataaataacaattatttgtaaaattcagtTCTGGCTCCTGTAACTTACATCATACTCCTCTTCCATTCTACATTTCTCCTTTCCATTGTCTCGTTGTCTCAATTTGGTGACCGTAGACTTAAGCTGCGATGCTGAAATCTCCGTATCACCATACTGCGCCATCTCCATAAGCGCGcgataaatgaaaatatattgctTGAGTGATTGCACGAGAAAGTTACGCATATGTCGCAGGTCGCACACGGTGTTGAAAATGGATACCTGACCTTCATCGGCCAACTGCTGCAACAAAGAATCCAACGCGACGAGCGTGCCGGTGCGACCCACGCCAGCGCTGCAATGCACAAGGATTGGCCCCTTCTCGAGTGAGTACGCCTCGTTGACGCGTTTGATGAAGCGTAGGATCGCGTGCGGATGTTCGGGAGCGACAAAATCTTTCCATACGAGGAAGTGATACTGCACGATCGTACGGGGATCGCGCTCACCTAGCCGCGTCATCTTCAACTCGCGCACCACGTAGTCAGAGTACGCGCGCTCCTTCACGTGCTCCACCGTGATATCGCCAAAGTTCTTAGTCTCGCGCTTGTCCGGCCAGTATTTGGCACACTTGGTCTTAGAATACTCCTCAAGATTCGTCAGCATGAGAATCAATTCGAGATGTTGCTCCCAGATCATGCGCCAATAATCGCAAACGGTGTTTTCCATCGGTCCCTGGGCGCAGATAAACTTTTTGCGCTCCTTGTAGCCCAGCACAAAGTTAGCGTTGATATAATCGGAGCCGCAGATACCGTCCATCTGGGCTAAACGCACTCTCGTCTGATCGTAACACTTGATGTCCGGATAACGATTCTTATAGAGATTCTCCTGCGCCTCGGACGCGCGCGTTGTTCTATCCGTAAATCGATCGGGTAGCAACTCAAACTCGTGTTGGAAACCGTAATCCGAATCCCGATGGCGTTCCAGGTATGCCTGCAACAGCTCGCCCTTGGGTATGGGCGGCATATCCGGTGGACTTGCCGCCACAAGCTGATGCCTGCCTCTCAAACTTCTACAGAGATGTCTACGGGAAAAAAAGCgttcattaaataaacattgtgttctttaaaaacttttgatgagataataatattgataatatgaGTTGTATGTTGTAactatatagaaaatattattatatatttggttTATATGTATTGGATCATTaagtatgaaactttacacatttgaatatcaagatattcacatgtgtaaagtttcatacaTAATGACCCAATACATATATgttctattatattatacaagatATCCCGTAAAGAccgtaaaagaaattataattatgtaaaatcaatataaaatataacatgtataactaaataatatttttatcgataaaacaGACAACGCtatataattttgcttttaaaaaacTAATCTATCAACCCtgtctattatatttatttatataatgtttttatacatattctatTATGTTTATGACAACAGCTTCtaacaaaaagttttttaaaaatgtgattgttaaaacaaaaaacaaatattattttaaaaaatgtaaaatatatttattccattattaaaataattcatctaataaaatatttgtttatacaaaGACTTTCTATTTAAAAGAGAGAATACTGCTAcgccgtttttttttacaacttaccTGAAACTATTGCGCAGCGTTATaacttcttctctttcttgcgCACGCTTCGTAAATCTATACAGCACGCAAAGTGCAATAAATAGAATTGTGAGAGTTAAAATCAGAGCGATAAAGAGCTGTATTATCATTTCTCTGATAGTAGTCGCCTCTGCGGCCGTTACGCTGAGAGGATCTACTCCGCCATAAAGGGGATTAAAGTAACTGCTGTAAGCCGGTAGAAGTTGATCCTTTTCACCAAGCACTAGAAAAAATCAATCATCATCCAATGCTCTACCAAACCTCAAGTATTTTGCAAACATCGATAATTGTACTTACCGATAACTTCAATAAAACCAGTGTAGTTCGACGTTTCATCGAGAAAACCGTCGTAAGGCGATAATACGTTTAATTCCCCAGATCCATCTATGGATGCTTTTTGTAGAGGCGCGTCCTCTCTCTTTCGTCTCTCCGTTTTTTCTGTGGCATTAATCACAGGCATGGCTGTGGTCATATTGATTTTCACGCTACTAACAGTGATCGTTGTCGATGCGGTAGATGGACTGACAGTCGTGCTGCTATCATTGCTATTTGCAGTTGTTACAGTTGACACCGACGTGGTCATCGTTGTGCTGGTAACAGTACTGCTCGTGTTACCAGAGGTCGAGATGGTCGTCAATAGAATTTCCGGTACAAAGTGTAACAACGGCGGTGCCGGTTTAGGTCGCAGACCAACGCACTTGTCGCACATGGCACCGCCGTTAGATGACTCGCCGTCGCCGAGGAAGATCTCGGTTTGCAACTGATCGCTATCAAATATCTCGGCGATGTAGGCACCGCCGGTAAGTGAACTGTGCGCGTATTGATAAGAGTACACCGTAATTTCTTCGGGTGACGGCAGATCACCAACTGTCTTATGCGGTGGTAGTTTCACCAAGTAGACGCGGTAGCAGCAGATTGGGCCGTTTCGTTCAGAGATACGCGGTAGGTACAGCTTAAATAACTGCCTACCTTGACTCTCGATTTTGCGCCAACTACGCATGTTCATGTTCTCACGATCTGGAACGGCGACTGGTGTCGTGCAGTTTCCTACAGCGTTTTTGCCAGGAGTGCGAGATCTAGTCACTCCATTCACACGAACCTTTgatcaaatatatttgtttttaacacAGAAATTCATTCGACATTATTATGGATTTGTATAATAAtcttaagttataaattattttacttaaagaaataatgcaaaaaatattctaacaaAAATAACAGGTAGAAAAGTGGTTTAAAgagacaaatatattaaaacaagtCAAAACAAGacctaattttgcaaattttttgtagaaaaatagaaagagaTAAAGATATGTCTTCTATTGTAAATATCACACTTTTCTCCGtttgacattaaaattttattacaaaattatataacatggTTAATCATATTTCTAAAAACGACATTTACAGTGATCATTGCTATTCCCACAAGACTTATCAAAAAGCAAAAATGGCACGCGCTTTGGATGTTTTCCATTTAGTGACAAATCGGCACAAACAACATCGTATCCTTTTTTGGTATTCAATGAATAACATAGATAGAACGACTTTTTTATGCCAACTTGTGCCACTaaagacttaaaaaaataaaaatataaatgt encodes:
- the LOC105204319 gene encoding tyrosine-protein phosphatase 69D isoform X5, translated to MTTMLSRNGSTALAPLLVCLLVLRAAGVDEYGIDKLDAATEPKSERIVSLEIRSSQDIEGIEAGSTPSLLCKLNVPGQVWWSTDGRNLTTIKDFEYGGRLDIKKASRNDTGDYKCSALTADNKFLEKNIHIRVIEPGKITSSGDVKTRVSEAANLTCHVHGYPLSQFTWLKGNDSNSSEHLKDLTIVSQINETFAVLILEFKSLTRKDNGTYTCQVNDYNGIVSTLTHLFVTDVPKVSIDFMKAVGAGSIFLNWTVNDGNEPIKKYFIQHMKKGTDQRQYYAEQIGGGNSSYVLKGFESGTAYQIGISAINAVGTSHMQLDPRWITTLEKDPVFVPKVSVNGVTENSITIGWTVPPPDLKEHVHYYNLMATHVDQKREAVYPAQPFLVYAFVDLDPATTYKFKIAACSEYTKQCGNWSGEVNGTTLDGVASPPKNLNVICRYNNISSFSFMSITWTPPEKPNGIIQRYNIQLNGVARFKNDMGRLDIHSFEPPSWSVYNRNTTHYNKLPSNTNYTVRVNGVTRSRTPGKNAVGNCTTPVAVPDRENMNMRSWRKIESQGRQLFKLYLPRISERNGPICCYRVYLVKLPPHKTVGDLPSPEEITVYSYQYAHSSLTGGAYIAEIFDSDQLQTEIFLGDGESSNGGAMCDKCVGLRPKPAPPLLHFVPEILLTTISTSGNTSSTVTSTTMTTSVSTVTTANSNDSSTTVSPSTASTTITVSSVKINMTTAMPVINATEKTERRKREDAPLQKASIDGSGELNVLSPYDGFLDETSNYTGFIEVIVLGEKDQLLPAYSSYFNPLYGGVDPLSVTAAEATTIREMIIQLFIALILTLTILFIALCVLYRFTKRAQEREEVITLRNSFRHLCRSLRGRHQLVAASPPDMPPIPKGELLQAYLERHRDSDYGFQHEFELLPDRFTDRTTRASEAQENLYKNRYPDIKCYDQTRVRLAQMDGICGSDYINANFVLGYKERKKFICAQGPMENTVCDYWRMIWEQHLELILMLTNLEEYSKTKCAKYWPDKRETKNFGDITVEHVKERAYSDYVVRELKMTRLGERDPRTIVQYHFLVWKDFVAPEHPHAILRFIKRVNEAYSLEKGPILVHCSAGVGRTGTLVALDSLLQQLADEGQVSIFNTVCDLRHMRNFLVQSLKQYIFIYRALMEMAQYGDTEISASQLKSTVTKLRQRDNGKEKCRMEEEYDKINSVLEDRKSFSVGGGDENRSKNRSELVIPYDRNRVILTPVPGKEHSTYINASFIEGYDNSESFVITQDPLEITIPDFWRMISEQCISTIVMLSDLNEGPRKCPRYWPDDETDYDHIRVRYIHSESCPYYTRREFCILNTKTDESGVVKQYQYHGWPTVEGEVPEVTRGLIELVDQTLTNDTETSGSLVVHCSYGSDRSSMFVALSILVQQLRTEKRVDIFTTTKKLRSQRHGMISTFGI
- the LOC105204319 gene encoding tyrosine-protein phosphatase 69D isoform X3, which produces MTTMLSRNGSTALAPLLVCLLVLRAAGVDEYGIDKLDAATEPKSERIVSLEIRSSQDIEGIEAGSTPSLLCKLNVPGQVWWSTDGRNLTTIKDFEYGGRLDIKKASRNDTGDYKCSALTADNKFLEKNIHIRVIEPGKITSSGDVKTRVSEAANLTCHVHGYPLSQFTWLKGNDSNSSEHLKDLTIVSQINETFAVLILEFKSLTRKDNGTYTCQVNDYNGIVSTLTHLFVTDVPKVSIDFMKAVGAGSIFLNWTVNDGNEPIKKYFIQHMKKGTDQRQYYAEQIGGGNSSYVLKGFESGTAYQIGISAINAVGTSHMQLDPRWITTLEKDPVFVPKVSVNGVTENSITIGWTVPPPDLKEHVHYYNLMATHVDQKREAVYPAQPFLVYAFVDLDPATTYKFKIAACSEYTKQCGNWSGEVNGTTLDGVASPPKNLNVICRYNNISSFSFMSITWTPPEKPNGIIQRYNIQLNGVARFKNDMGRLDIHSFEPPSWSVYNRNTTHYNKLPSNTNYTVRVNGVTRSRTPGKNAVGNCTTPVAVPDRENMNMRSWRKIESQGRQLFKLYLPRISERNGPICCYRVYLVKLPPHKTVGDLPSPEEITVYSYQYAHSSLTGGAYIAEIFDSDQLQTEIFLGDGESSNGGAMCDKCVGLRPKPAPPLLHFVPEILLTTISTSGNTSSTVTSTTMTTSVSTVTTANSNDSSTTVSPSTASTTITVSSVKINMTTAMPVINATEKTERRKREDAPLQKASIDGSGELNVLSPYDGFLDETSNYTGFIEVIVLGEKDQLLPAYSSYFNPLYGGVDPLSVTAAEATTIREMIIQLFIALILTLTILFIALCVLYRFTKRAQEREEVITLRNSFRHLCRSLRGRHQLVAASPPDMPPIPKGELLQAYLERHRDSDYGFQHEFELLPDRFTDRTTRASEAQENLYKNRYPDIKCYDQTRVRLAQMDGICGSDYINANFVLGYKERKKFICAQGPMENTVCDYWRMIWEQHLELILMLTNLEEYSKTKCAKYWPDKRETKNFGDITVEHVKERAYSDYVVRELKMTRLGERDPRTIVQYHFLVWKDFVAPEHPHAILRFIKRVNEAYSLEKGPILVHCSAGVGRTGTLVALDSLLQQLADEGQVSIFNTVCDLRHMRNFLVQSLKQYIFIYRALMEMAQYGDTEISASQLKSTVTKLRQRDNGKEKCRMEEEYDKINSVLEDRKSFSVGGGDENRSKNRSELVIPYDRNRVILTPVPGKEHSTYINASFIEGYDNSESFVITQDPLEITIPDFWRMISEQCISTIVMLSDLNEGPRKCPRYWPDDETDYDHIRVRYIHSESCPYYTRREFCILNTKTDESGVVKQYQYHGWPTVEGEVPEVTRGLIELVDQTLTNDTETSGSLVVHCSYGSDRSSMFVALSILVQQLRTEKRVDIFTTTKKLRSQRHGMISTFAQYEFLHRAIVNYSDLHNLADDETAS